The Acomys russatus chromosome 3, mAcoRus1.1, whole genome shotgun sequence genome has a window encoding:
- the Ssr1 gene encoding translocon-associated protein subunit alpha: MRLLPRMLLLFLLAFPAAVLLRGGPGGSLAVAQDLTEDEETVEDSIIEDEDDEAEVEEDEPTDLAEDKEEEDVSGEPEASPSADTTILFVKGEDFPANNIVKFLVGFTNKGTEDFIVESLDASFRYPQDYQFYIQNFTALPLNTIVPPQRQATFEYSFIPAEPMGGRPFGLVINLNYKDLNGNVFQDAVFNQTVTVIEREDGLDGETIFMYMFLAGLGLLVVVGLHQLLESRKRKRPIQKVEMGTSSQNDVDMSWIPQETLNQINKASPRRVPRKRAQKRSVGSDE, encoded by the exons ATGAGACTCCTCCCCCgcatgctgctgctgttcctgctggcCTTCCCCGCCGCTGTGCTGCTTCGCGGTGGTCCCGGAG ggtCATTAGCTGTGGCTCAAGATCTTACAGAAGATGAGGAAACAGTAGAAGATTCAATAattgaagatgaagatgatgaagcTGAAGTAGAAGAAGATGAACCCACAGATTTG GCAGAAgataaggaagaagaagatgttTCTGGTGAACCGGAAGCTTCACCGAGTGCAGACACAACCATCCTGTTTGTAAAAGGAGAAG ATTTTCCAGCAAACAATATCGTGAAGTTCCTGGTAGGCTTTACAAACAAGGGGACAGAAGATTTTATTGTTGAATCGCTAGACGCTTCATTCCGTTATCCTCAGGACTACCAGTTTTACATCCAGAATTTCACAGCTCTTCCTCTGAACACTATAGTGCCACCCCAAAGACAGGCAACTTTTGAGTATTCCTTCATTCCTGCAGAACCCATGGGGGGACGGCCCTTTGGTCTGGTCATCAATCTGAACTACAAAGATTTGAAT GGCAATGTATTCCAAGATGCTGTCTTCAATCAGACAGTCACAGTTATTGAGAGAGAGGACGGGTTAGACGGAGAAAC aatttttatgtatatgttccTTGCTGGTCTTGGACTTCTAGTTGTTGTTGGCCTTCATCAACTCCTAGAATCTAGAAAG cGCAAGAGACCCATTCAGAAAGTAGAAATGGGTACATCGAGTCAGAATGATGTTGACATGAGCTGGATTCCTCAGGAAACTTTGAACCAGATCA